In the genome of Aedes aegypti strain LVP_AGWG chromosome 2, AaegL5.0 Primary Assembly, whole genome shotgun sequence, the window cggtgggattcgaacccacgaccctcagcttggtcttgctgaatagctgcgcgtttaccgctacggctatttgggcccacTTTGAATACAGTATCGCAGGCTTATTATTAAAtgttacaatattttttaaatgtattttttttttataactatACGGCCAAAAAGCATGGATAAATTTGTTAACGCAACAAAAATACCACTTTGTAATAGTCAAATCTTGTATAATAACGTAAATTTGTGGACTGCGTTTtaattttgacaatatttacTTACTAATGCTGATTTTTCAGTTGATGTTTTTGGTTATATTTATCATCAATCTATTAtcacttataagcggtttcttcaccaccgcttataagcggtttcttcaccaccgcttaggccttaaacctggtttaatcgtatgggtaaacgtggtttacggcttaagcgaaggtgaagaaatcggcccttaggcCCTAAGCCTAGTTTAaccatatgggtaaacgtggtttacggcttaagcagCGGTGAAAAAAACGGCCCTTAGTGTCtcacaataatttttgaaaaactttgctAAGATTCTGACAAATATGAGGTGCTTGCTTATCTTGCCGCCTACCCTCTCAGTATTTACATTCAACTAATTTCATATTTCCATTTCCCTTTCTACAGGTGTCGGTAAATCCTGTCTGTTGCTCCAGTTCACGGACAAACGGTTCCAGCCGGTGCACGATCTGACGATTGGCGTGGAGTTCGGTGCCCGCATGATAACCATCGACGGCAAACAGATCAAGCTGCAAATCTGGGACACCGCCGGTCAGGAAGCGTTCCGTTCGATTACCCGTTCGTACTACCGGGGAGCCGCCGGTGCCCTGCTGGTGTATGACATCACCCGAAGGGAAACGTTCAACCATCTGACCACCTGGCTGGAGGACGCACGACAACACTCGAATTCGAACATGGTTATCATGCTGATCGGCAATAAGAGGTGAGGGTCTTGCCATTTCATTTATTTGCTGTATTCTGACTTCAAAATTATATCTTCATAGCGATTTGGATTCCCGTCGTGAAGTGAAGAAGGAAGAGGGTGAAGCCTTCGCCCGAGAGCACGGTCTAGTCTTTATGGAAACTTCCGCTCGTACGGCAGCGAATGTGGAGGAAGCATTCATCAACACTGCAAAGGAGATCTACGAGAAGATCCAGGAGGGAGTGTTTGACATC includes:
- the LOC5565652 gene encoding ras-related protein Rab-2A; protein product: MSYAYLFKYIIIGDTGVGKSCLLLQFTDKRFQPVHDLTIGVEFGARMITIDGKQIKLQIWDTAGQEAFRSITRSYYRGAAGALLVYDITRRETFNHLTTWLEDARQHSNSNMVIMLIGNKSDLDSRREVKKEEGEAFAREHGLVFMETSARTAANVEEAFINTAKEIYEKIQEGVFDINNEANGIKIGQQHSPTNPSLGSGNNPGGQSSSGCC